One genomic window of Meles meles chromosome 3, mMelMel3.1 paternal haplotype, whole genome shotgun sequence includes the following:
- the LOC123938825 gene encoding olfactory receptor 2T29-like gives MENTTWVANHTGRLDFELVGLFSQSNHPTLLCVVIFVVFLMALSGNTILILLIQCDVHLHNPMYFFITQLSLMDVMYISVTVPKMLMDQVIGVNKISAPECGMQMFLYLTLGGSEFFLLAAMAYDRYMAICHPLRYPILMNYRVCLLLVSSSWFLGSVDGFMLTSVSMTFPFCRSREIHHFFCEVPAVMKLSCSDTSLYETLMYLCCVLMLLIPVTIISSSYSFILFTIHRMNSAEGWKKAFATCSSHMMVVILFYGAAVYTYMLPTSYHTPKKDMIVSVFYTILTPVLNPLIYSLRNKDVTRALKKMLNVGSVLHESIK, from the coding sequence ATGGAGAATACCACTTGGGTGGCCAACCATACTGGACGATTAGATTTTGAACTAGTGGGACTCTTCAGTCAATCCAACCACCCAACTCTTCTTTGTGTGGtcatttttgtggttttcctAATGGCCTTGTCTGGAAATACCATCCTGATTCTTCTGATACAGTGTGATGTTCACCTGCACaaccccatgtacttttttatcaCCCAATTGTCTCTCATGGATGTGATGTACATTTCTGTCACTGTGCCCAAGATGCTCATGGACCAGGTCATAGGAGTGAATAAGATCTCAGCCCCTGAATGCGGGAtgcaaatgtttctttatttgacactaggaggttcagaatttttccttctagctgccatggcctatgaccgctatatGGCCATCTGCCATCCACTCCGTTATCCTATCCTCATGAACTATAGGGTGTGTCTCCTCTTGGtgtcttcttcctggtttctaGGATCTGTGGATGGATTTATGCTCACATCCGTCAGCATGACCTTCCCCTTCTGTAGATCCCGGGAGatccatcatttcttctgtgaggtCCCTGCTGTAATGAAGCTTTCCTGCTCAGACACTTCCCTCTATGAGACCCTCATGTACCTGTGCTGTGTTCTCATGCTCCTCATCCCTGTGACAATCATTTCAAGCTCCTATTCTTTCATCCTCTTCACCATCCACAGGATGAActcagcagagggatggaagaaGGCCTTTGCCacttgttcttcccacatgatgGTAGTCATCCTCTTCTATGGTGCTGCTGTCTATACCTACATGCTTCCCACCTCCTATCACACCCCAAAGAAGGACATGATTGTATCTGTCTTTTACACTATACTCACTCCTGTTCTAAATCCTTTAATTTATAGTCTTAGGAATAAGGATGTAACAAGGGctctaaaaaaaatgttgaatgtggGATCTGTCTTACATGAAAGTATAAAGTAG